In a genomic window of Shouchella clausii:
- a CDS encoding LysR family transcriptional regulator gives MNMDYLEAFMYVVKFKSFHKAAEALYLTQPSITARIKGLERELETQLFIRQGRGITLTEKGKDFIPFAEQMIRTYQQSKEKLRSGSKKKKFTFGANMITAQYVMPEFIWFFSQQLPTLEYDVVCGGNEYILERVSRKEIDVAFVRQLDNYSEEILSHSFLDNSIHLVVHPSHPFATTQMPSAHQIAQEPLVFFECGAFNWNLVHKLFEAHNAKARIRHKVGNMEIAKSLILHQSGIGFLPKLAVKKELETGALRSIDVSHLMNFNQQIERIHSSTINLPKEIEKSIDEAAYQFEYAVPQLKVKS, from the coding sequence ATGAATATGGACTATTTAGAAGCGTTTATGTATGTCGTGAAATTCAAAAGCTTCCATAAAGCTGCTGAGGCGCTTTATTTAACACAGCCATCGATAACAGCACGAATAAAAGGGTTAGAACGGGAGCTAGAGACGCAGTTATTCATTAGGCAAGGTCGAGGGATTACATTAACGGAAAAAGGCAAAGACTTTATTCCGTTTGCTGAACAAATGATTCGTACGTACCAGCAAAGCAAAGAGAAGCTGAGGAGTGGATCAAAGAAAAAAAAATTTACGTTTGGCGCGAACATGATTACTGCCCAATATGTCATGCCTGAGTTTATTTGGTTCTTTTCACAACAGCTCCCTACGCTTGAATACGACGTTGTGTGTGGTGGAAATGAATATATTTTGGAACGTGTGAGCCGGAAAGAAATTGACGTAGCTTTTGTACGACAGTTAGATAATTATTCAGAGGAAATACTTAGTCATTCATTTTTGGATAACTCGATTCATTTAGTCGTTCATCCAAGCCACCCTTTTGCTACAACTCAAATGCCATCAGCCCACCAAATTGCCCAGGAGCCGCTTGTCTTTTTTGAGTGTGGGGCTTTTAATTGGAACTTAGTTCACAAGCTTTTTGAAGCGCATAACGCTAAAGCGAGGATTCGTCATAAAGTCGGCAACATGGAGATCGCAAAGTCGTTGATTCTTCACCAGTCAGGCATTGGATTTCTTCCAAAATTGGCAGTGAAAAAAGAACTTGAAACCGGAGCATTGCGTTCAATCGATGTGAGCCACTTGATGAACTTCAATCAACAGATTGAACGAATTCATTCATCGACTATTAACCTTCCTAAGGAAATCGAGAAATCCATTGATGAGGCCGCATACCAATTTGAATATGCTGTGCCGCAGTTGAAGGTCAAATCGTAG